A single Halarcobacter anaerophilus DNA region contains:
- the mmuM gene encoding homocysteine S-methyltransferase, with the protein MNKLEELLKEQAVLIVDGALGTRLQTKGLNINDSLWSAKLLDENPNAIKAVHKEYLDSGADLIITSSYQASIEGFEKKGFSRQKAKELICLSIELARKARDEFWEEKKNKKKRIKPLVAASIGPYGAFLANGAEYTGKYNISKEQLKNFHKRRVEIIASTNPDIFAIETIPSFEEAKILAEILKEYKNIPSWICFSAKDNLHINDGTKIKECAKYLDTKEQISAIGINCTSPKYISSLIKEIKSVSNKPIVVYPNGGFKYNPLTKNWEDAKTDEKEFAKMAHLWKTQGAKLIGGCCQTEPKEIEELRRVLLS; encoded by the coding sequence ATGAATAAATTAGAAGAGCTTCTAAAAGAACAAGCTGTTTTAATCGTAGACGGGGCACTTGGAACAAGACTTCAAACAAAAGGCTTAAATATAAATGATTCTCTCTGGTCTGCAAAACTTTTAGATGAAAACCCAAATGCAATAAAAGCCGTACATAAAGAGTATTTAGACTCAGGAGCAGATTTAATAATAACTTCAAGCTATCAAGCAAGCATAGAAGGTTTTGAGAAAAAAGGCTTTAGCAGACAAAAAGCCAAAGAACTTATCTGTCTCTCTATAGAACTTGCAAGAAAGGCAAGAGATGAATTTTGGGAAGAAAAGAAAAATAAAAAAAAGAGAATAAAACCTTTAGTTGCAGCTTCAATCGGTCCTTACGGTGCTTTTTTAGCAAATGGAGCCGAATATACGGGAAAATATAATATCTCAAAAGAACAATTAAAAAATTTTCATAAAAGAAGAGTTGAAATAATAGCTTCAACAAATCCCGATATTTTTGCAATAGAGACAATCCCATCTTTTGAAGAAGCAAAAATATTAGCCGAAATTTTAAAAGAGTATAAAAATATCCCTTCATGGATCTGTTTTAGTGCAAAAGATAATCTTCATATAAATGACGGAACAAAAATAAAAGAGTGTGCAAAATATTTAGATACAAAAGAGCAAATAAGTGCAATAGGAATAAACTGTACTTCACCTAAATATATCTCTTCTTTGATCAAAGAGATAAAAAGCGTAAGCAATAAACCTATAGTAGTCTATCCAAACGGCGGTTTTAAATATAATCCTCTAACAAAAAATTGGGAAGATGCAAAAACAGATGAAAAAGAGTTTGCAAAAATGGCACATCTTTGGAAAACGCAAGGTGCAAAACTTATAGGCGGCTGCTGTCAAACCGAACCAAAAGAGATAGAAGAGCTTAGAAGAGTTTTATTATCTTAA
- the mnmG gene encoding tRNA uridine-5-carboxymethylaminomethyl(34) synthesis enzyme MnmG yields MEYDVIVVGGGHAGIEASLVAARMGKKTLLITMLVEQIGAASCNPAIGGLAKGHLVRELDAIGGEMGLCTDNAGIQFRILNASKGAAVQGSRAQIDMDKYRTYMRKVCHNTPNLEVYQDEVTQLLVKDNNVYGVKTKLTEEFKAKKVILTTGTFMRGLIHIGENKYEAGRAWELPSSTLSIQLKELGLKVGRLKTGTPSRVDANSINFDEMQKHGGDEKPTPFSFRTDKKSFNPTQLPCYITYTNLSTHDTITSNFHRAPLFTGQIEGLGPRYCPSIEDKVNRFSERERHQLFLEPQTEMRTEYYINGLSSSLPIDVQKEMIHSIKGLENARIIRYGYAIEYDYVDPTELKHTLETKKINNLYHAGQINATTGYEEAASQGLMAGINAALAIDNKEPFILRRDEAYIGVLIDDLVTKGTNEPYRMFTSRAEYRLLLREESADLRLSQYGYNFGLISDEQMEKVEHKRKTINDAVEFMSNEWFTSKKENLELLESLGEERIKDRALLIDIVGRNTIDSAKFDKLVRSLADVEDYLKEQIIIEAKYYRYVAKQKKQIEKMKKMLQMTIPEEFDYKTIPGLSNEVVEKLIKFNPPTLFNASNISGVTPAAIDILHMYINVRCQKQ; encoded by the coding sequence ATGGAATATGACGTAATAGTAGTAGGAGGAGGTCATGCAGGTATTGAAGCCTCTTTGGTAGCTGCTAGAATGGGTAAAAAAACTCTGCTTATTACAATGCTTGTTGAACAAATAGGAGCTGCCAGCTGTAATCCCGCAATCGGCGGACTGGCAAAAGGACATTTAGTAAGAGAACTGGATGCTATTGGTGGAGAGATGGGACTTTGTACCGATAATGCAGGTATTCAGTTTAGAATTTTGAATGCTTCAAAAGGTGCTGCAGTACAAGGAAGCAGAGCCCAAATAGATATGGACAAATATAGAACATATATGAGAAAAGTTTGTCACAATACACCTAATCTTGAAGTCTACCAAGATGAAGTAACGCAGCTTTTAGTAAAAGACAACAACGTTTACGGAGTAAAAACAAAACTAACAGAAGAGTTCAAAGCAAAAAAAGTAATCCTTACAACAGGAACTTTTATGAGAGGACTTATTCACATAGGTGAGAACAAATATGAAGCAGGAAGAGCTTGGGAACTTCCATCTTCAACTCTGTCAATACAATTAAAAGAGTTAGGATTAAAAGTAGGAAGACTAAAAACAGGAACACCTTCAAGAGTAGATGCAAACTCTATAAACTTTGATGAAATGCAAAAACACGGAGGAGATGAAAAACCGACACCTTTTTCATTTAGAACAGATAAAAAAAGTTTTAACCCTACTCAACTTCCGTGTTATATCACATATACAAATTTAAGTACCCACGATACCATAACAAGTAATTTTCACAGAGCTCCTCTTTTTACCGGTCAAATTGAGGGATTAGGACCTAGATACTGTCCAAGTATAGAAGACAAAGTAAACAGATTTAGCGAAAGAGAGAGACATCAACTATTTTTAGAGCCTCAAACTGAAATGCGTACGGAATACTATATAAACGGTCTTTCAAGTTCTCTTCCAATAGATGTTCAAAAAGAGATGATTCACTCAATCAAAGGGCTTGAAAATGCAAGAATCATCAGATACGGATATGCTATTGAGTATGATTATGTAGATCCAACCGAGTTAAAACATACCCTTGAAACGAAAAAGATAAATAACCTTTACCATGCAGGACAAATAAATGCAACCACAGGTTATGAAGAAGCAGCTTCTCAAGGACTTATGGCAGGAATCAACGCAGCACTTGCTATTGATAATAAAGAGCCTTTTATACTTAGACGTGATGAAGCATATATCGGTGTTTTAATTGATGATTTAGTTACAAAAGGGACAAATGAACCTTATAGAATGTTTACAAGCCGAGCCGAATACAGACTTCTTTTAAGAGAAGAGAGTGCTGATTTAAGACTTTCTCAATACGGATATAACTTTGGCTTAATCTCAGACGAGCAGATGGAAAAAGTAGAACATAAAAGAAAAACTATAAATGATGCCGTTGAATTTATGTCAAATGAATGGTTCACTTCAAAAAAAGAGAATCTTGAACTGCTTGAAAGTTTAGGAGAAGAGAGAATCAAAGATAGAGCTCTTCTAATAGATATTGTAGGAAGAAACACTATTGACTCTGCAAAATTTGATAAATTGGTTCGAAGTTTAGCAGACGTTGAAGATTATTTAAAAGAACAAATAATCATAGAAGCAAAATATTACAGATACGTAGCAAAACAGAAAAAACAGATAGAAAAAATGAAAAAAATGCTTCAAATGACGATACCTGAAGAGTTTGACTATAAAACAATCCCCGGATTATCAAATGAAGTAGTTGAAAAACTTATCAAGTTTAATCCACCTACATTGTTCAATGCAAGTAATATTTCAGGAGTTACACCAGCTGCTATTGATATTTTACATATGTATATAAATGTGAGATGTCAGAAGCAATAA
- a CDS encoding riboflavin synthase codes for MFTGLIREMAEVISLKNSFLTLKAKYKAKIGDSIAVNGACLTVVRVSSDTFAVELSPETQSILAMENYRNRVHIEPAMMMGDRFEGHIVQGHVDCLGTIKSINKNGNSTDFIISLPSEYSKYIIPKGSITIDGVSLTVNEVLKDAFRLTIIPHTIKNTLFESYKIGSKVNLETDMFARYIYNMFKPSDSKEDLTWDKVDRIMATY; via the coding sequence TTGTTTACAGGTTTAATTCGTGAAATGGCTGAGGTTATCAGCTTAAAAAACAGTTTTTTAACACTAAAAGCAAAATATAAAGCAAAGATTGGTGATTCTATTGCAGTAAACGGAGCATGTCTTACGGTTGTTAGAGTTTCAAGCGATACTTTTGCTGTTGAGTTATCTCCTGAGACACAAAGTATTTTAGCAATGGAAAACTACAGAAACAGAGTTCATATTGAACCTGCTATGATGATGGGTGATAGATTTGAAGGTCATATCGTCCAAGGTCATGTGGATTGTTTAGGTACGATTAAGAGTATAAATAAAAACGGAAATTCAACAGATTTTATAATTTCTCTTCCAAGTGAATATTCAAAATATATTATTCCCAAAGGAAGTATAACAATAGACGGTGTCTCTTTGACTGTAAATGAGGTTTTAAAAGATGCTTTTAGATTAACAATTATTCCCCATACTATAAAAAATACGCTTTTTGAAAGCTATAAAATAGGTTCAAAAGTAAATTTGGAGACTGATATGTTTGCAAGATATATTTATAATATGTTTAAACCCTCAGATTCAAAAGAGGACTTAACTTGGGATAAAGTTGACAGGATAATGGCTACATATTAA
- the mreC gene encoding rod shape-determining protein MreC — translation MNKFIFFILFLAISLGYLFEVDEMIARTFNPFDKIKKTYINIIVSLQETTEKYFKQVTTIQELQEENKELRPYKILYESTSNELDSILKTVNNPNSTTDQVKFVKVLSYIDFDNFTKVWLDMKKEDDSILGLISQGYAAGIVVNQKGRAKALLNGNEKCNYAIFIGDKKAPGIIHPSKNGHKLIAKYVPIWFDIKKGDEVITSGMDNIFFEGLKVGKVESIKKIQDIQEATIIPYANVLKQKSFFVYKQVKEPKEEKSPKK, via the coding sequence ATGAATAAATTTATATTCTTCATTCTTTTCTTGGCAATCTCTCTTGGATACCTCTTTGAGGTAGATGAGATGATTGCAAGAACTTTCAATCCTTTTGACAAAATCAAAAAAACATATATAAATATAATTGTTTCTCTGCAAGAGACTACTGAAAAATATTTTAAACAAGTTACGACAATACAAGAGTTACAAGAAGAGAATAAAGAGTTAAGACCGTATAAAATTCTTTATGAATCAACAAGTAATGAACTTGATTCAATTCTAAAAACAGTAAATAATCCAAACTCTACGACAGACCAAGTAAAATTTGTAAAGGTTTTATCATATATTGATTTTGATAATTTTACAAAAGTTTGGCTAGATATGAAAAAAGAGGACGACTCTATTTTAGGTCTTATTTCACAAGGATACGCGGCGGGTATCGTAGTAAATCAAAAAGGAAGAGCAAAAGCACTTTTAAACGGAAATGAAAAGTGCAATTATGCAATTTTTATAGGAGATAAAAAGGCTCCCGGAATAATTCATCCCTCAAAAAACGGACATAAACTAATAGCAAAATATGTTCCAATTTGGTTTGATATAAAAAAAGGGGATGAAGTAATAACTTCAGGTATGGATAATATATTTTTTGAAGGTTTAAAAGTAGGGAAAGTCGAATCAATCAAAAAAATCCAAGATATTCAAGAAGCTACAATTATTCCTTATGCAAATGTATTAAAACAGAAATCTTTTTTTGTATATAAACAAGTAAAAGAGCCTAAAGAAGAAAAAAGCCCTAAAAAATGA